CGGGGAAGGCTGGGCCCCAAGACTCAGCGCCTGCCCCCTGaattctgctccccccaccccacggcaATTCATTGGGGCAGCTAAGAAACCAGGAGCAGCTGCTGGGAGGGCTTTTTTAATAGGACACAGAAGCCAGGTGGGGTTGGCAGGAAAAGGGCCCCCAGAAATGTCCGAGCGCTCCTGCACCACTCCGAGGAGAGCCAAAAAACTccaagagagcaagagagagaatacaagtattctatgttgttccctgcctcaatccagagggagaggcaggtaagaacagaggcgggtaagaatgcccacactggaggccttcaagaggcagctggacagctgtctgtcagggatgctttattattattattattactatttatctatatagcaccatcaatgtacatggtgctttaaggtagattcctgcactgagcagggggttggactggatggccttagaggccccttccaactctaccatgattctatgattctattgttattattattacgaaCAAGCACAAGGAAGGGAGGGTGGGAAAAGGAGGGCTCCCTGACTCTGTCTCTCCACAGGACGGCTTCCTTCCACTGGGAGGAGAGGCAGGGGCCTCCGTGGCCTTCAGTGGATTCTTCAGGAAAACCTGGGTTGCCCCACGGATTGGATCAAAGGTCTTGCCAGCAGACGGCTTGAGGCTTAGGGGCGCTGCAGCCGCCGTCCCCTGGCTCTGGCGCGATACCAGTACAGCGTTTGCAGCCAAAACGGAGAAATCCGTGGCGCCAGCAGGTGGTACCTGCCGTGGCGCTTGCACAAGCGCAATGCCATGTTCGCCAGCAGTAGTGCTGCACTGGACGCTGCTCCAGACCCACTTTGGACCGCTTCTTGCAGCTCTGGGAAATGGGTCAAAGGCAGCAGGATCATAGAAgcacagaacagcagagttggaaggggcccacgaggccatcgagtcctgcccatcgggggtgggtagGCTTTTCAGTTCAAACCAGCTGGGGACGGGGgaaggcgcccccccccccccgggcactcACCCACAACCCTGAGCTCCATGGCCTGCTGGGCGTGCAAGTGCGGCATGTAGACGGTGCAGATGTAGGTGCCCTCGTGGCCCACGCGGACGTTCTGCAGGTGCAGGGAGACGTTGCTGCTCCCTGGGTCTAGGAACAGCCGGGCGCCCTCCTCCGCCACCGAGACGCGCCGGGCGGCTCCGTCGTAGGCCAGCACCACCCGCCCTGCCCCGCTGTGCTGGTGGCGCCACTCCACCGAGAAGGCCGCGGCCGGGCCCGAGAAGCCGCAGTCAATGAGCACGTCCCGGCCCAGGCGGGACTGCAGGTGTGGCGTCCGGGTGAACACCGAGAGGACCgctggcggagggagggagggaggcaggcaggcaggcatcagtGCGGCTGGAGCACCAGATCCACACCCCCGTCTGGCCCGCCCAGACTGGCCTCCACCCCCATCACTGTTGCCCCCCGGCACCCCAAGCCTGAGCGCCACGTTGCCTGAAGAAACGGCATGGAGGCACAGCTGCCTGCAGATCACCTGCGGAGCCGCCTCAGGGAATGCGgcccctgcagccacctgccctgACCAAAGCCTCCTGCTTCTCAGCTTCATCAAGACGGGTTCAAGCGCCGGATCAAGGCTGATCAGCCAGGCTATGGCGGCTGCTACTGAACGGAGCACAGCCCCGACTTCAGGAAAAGAGCCTTTTGCACCaaatcctccttcctcccaccacTCAACTTTACTaataaaaaacccaccccagaaGGGGGAGTGACAGATGCGCCCGCCTGCCCCGGGTACCTGTTGTGGTGGTGACGCGTTGCGTCGCCGCCTCCTGTTTCCAAGGCAACGGGCCCTCCCCACTCAGGATGCTGGTGACTCCGTATCCGGCCTCCGGGTTCTGGACGGTGGCGATGAACCACTTCCCGGGCTCCAGGGCGCGGGGGCAGCCCTTCTCGCTCACCAGCCCGGCGGCCCAGGGCACGTGGGCCTCCTGCGGGAGGTAGGCGTTGATCTCGCAGGAGACGTTGTCTTCCGTGTCAGCGGAGCCTTCCCCCAGCCAGAGGGGGCTGGCGCCGGGCTCCCTGTCACCCCACAGTGTCCCCGAGGGGTCTGcggggaaaggaagaggggggCGGCTGAGGGGGGCATTCCGATCTGCCCAACACACGCCTGAAGCTGCAGCCCGGCCCGTTTACCAGGAACTGTCTGGACAGTTCAATTTCCAAGGCCAAAACAAACTGGGAACAGACAGATGCTCTTTGGCAGAtcgtagaatcctagaatagtagagctggaagatgcctctaaggccatcgagtccaaccccctgctcaatgcaggaatccaccttaaagcatccctggcagatggctttccagctgcctcctgaaggcctctagggtggattcAGACAACTAACACGTTTACGTGTGCAAGGTTACTGCTAACGTGCCTAAATGTGGGAGGATGGCTTTAGCAGCGCCATTctgcacacacttacctgggagtaaatcccaccgaCCTCAATGGGGCTGATGCACATAGGGATTGCGCTGTTATTGTGTGTTAAAAATTATATTCAAATAAACTGAAGGCCTCAGTTGGAAACTGCTTGTATCGCAAGACACGACAACTCAAGGCATGGCaactcaatcacacacacacacacacacacacacacacacacacacttccctttccTTATTTGGAGTTGAAAATAGTAATTTCCACGTGCCCAAAGAGCTACACCTTCATACTGAATTATACAGGACTTCCTAGGGGCAAAAAAGCATTTAATTACAGCTATTAATGGCCCAATTTGATTAGTATCGTGTCTGTTCATTAGGCTACTAACGGAAAACAATTTGCTGGTCCCTGTGACCCTCTCACTTGCCccctgcagcccagcccagcccccccccccccttatcctGCAAACTCATTTCAGCCTTTTGCCACGTTCCCATGTTTCTGGCGCTGCCCTTCCACGGCTTGGAAGCAACAGGCCCCCTCTGGCTCTCAGAGGCATGAAACACATGGCAGGAATATAAGAACATAGAaagagccctgatgttggatcggaccaagggttcatttagtccaacactctgttcgcacagcggcccaccagccatcggccaggaaccaacaaggcaggacagggtgcaacagcaccctcccacctatctgtcagggatgctttagggtggattcctgcattgagcagggggttggactcgatggtcttatagggccccttccaactctactattctatgattctatgttccccagcaactggggcacacaggctttactgcctctgatactggaggcggcacttagccatcagggctagtagccattgacagcctcctcctcttccaggaatttatccaacccccttttaaaggcatccaaatatAATTTCTGGAAGCTGGGAAACCCAGACCAGGAAGATCCGGGACACCCGGCTTTCTGGGACGCTGCCTCTTATTTCTTGCCACATGGAAGGGAAGCAAAACAGTGATTAAAACAATTCAGGgattaattcatagaatcatagaatagcagagttggaaggggcctacaaggccatctagtccaaccccctgttcagtgcaggaatccaccctaaagcatccctgacagatggttgtccagctgcctcttgaaggcctctagcgtgggagagcccacaacctccctaggtcactggttccattgccgtgctgctctaacagtcaggaaatttttcctgatgtccagccggaatctggcttcctttaacttgagcccgttattctgtgtcctgcactccgggaggatcaagaagagatcctggccctcctctgtgtgacaacctttgaagtatttgaagagtgctctcatgtctcccctcaatcttctcttctccaggctaaacatgcccagttctttcagtctctcttcatagggctttgtttccagacccctgatcatcctggttgccctcctctgaacacgctccagcttgtctgcgtcctttttgaattgtggagcccagaactggacgcaatactctagatgaggcctaaccagggccaaatagagagtaaccagtacctcacatgatttggaagctatacttctattaatgcagcccaaaatagcatttgcctttcttgcagccatatcgcactgttggctcatattcagcttgtgatctacaacaattccaagatccttctcatttctagtattgctgatccaagtatcccccatcttgtaactgtgcctttggtttctatttcctaaatgtagaacttggcatcatCCCACaaaggcggggggtgggggaaggatggaTGGGGGCAaggcgtcctcctcctcctcagtttcCTCAGCTGTAAAATGGGAAGGGAAGCGAGGCTGGGATCCCCACCAGAGGGTGTGCCGGTGGCGGGGGGTTGGGTTCCTGCGGCCCCATTGGAGCGGGGGTCTGCCTCCTACCCAGGATTTGGAAGGCCAGGCCGTGCTCCACCTCCGGGGGCAGCTGGGGCTCAACGGCCTCTTCTTGCAGGCGCGTCCCCGGCCGGGGCAGCAGCAGGAAGGCGCGGCGCTGGCTCAGGGCGCTGGGCATCACCGAGCCGCCTCCCCCGGCCTCCTCCACGAACCAGCAGCCCAGCTTGGCCACGGCGGGCCCCGGTGCCGAAGGGGGAGTGCTCAGCGCCATGCTCACCAGAcctgcggaggaggaggaggagggggcggaaAGTGAGACGCGCCctggccccccccccccacccagctcCTGCCCGGTGGCCCTCCGCCCCGGGCTACACCCTCAGCACCCTCGCAGCATTAGGGCCCAGCCGGGGCGTGGGGCAGGCGGCGGCCAAAGTGAGCGGGCAGGAAAGCAAAAGTGAAACCGGAGGGGGGATTCCCCAGGCAAAAGTCCCTCGGCAGgtgcacccctccccccacgccacCCCTCCCGCCGGATCATGCCCTCCAGCTTTCTCTATTGAGGCCCCCATGTAATCAATGGgatgggcaaccccccccccccgcaaattctTCCATCTTCCTGCAGGGCAGGCCGCCAACGCTGCTGCACCGGTGGCATTGCTGTCTGACCCGAAAGGCGCGTGCGCTCTGCCAGAGCAACCAAAAACACAAAGGGAGGGACCCCCCCCTCCACGCCCCCACCAGACATTCTGGCCTCCGCCCTCGCAAAGAGGGAACTCAAGCGTCCAAGCTCCTGAGTGAAGAGCCCCGCCCCCTCGCCCTCTcggggacccaggcgtccggctCCCACTCAccgaggaaggggaagaggaggagcggtCGGGGGCCCTTCTTGCCCCGGAGGGGGGCAAACGCGGAGGCAGCCATGCCGGGAAGAAGAGCGGAGCTACGGAGAGGCCTCGTCGCGCGCGCTCAGGCACTCCGTCGCTTCTACTTTCGCTTTCGGCGCTggcgcaggcaggcaggaaggagggaaggggagccGGGGCGGGACGCCGGAGCCGCTTCCAGGGCCGAGGCAGGCGTCTCTGGGCACGTGCAGAGCGCCCGGCCCGCAGAAACGCTCGCTCGCTCTCCACGTGCCGCGCGAGGGCGCAGCAATCCCCGCGGGACACCGGCACGCGCCGTGCGCCCGGCGGACTAGCGCCTTGAGGGCTTGATCCGTTCTGGCTTCGTTTTGTCAGCGTTGGTGCCGCCTTCGTGGCTAAAGAGACAGCGATCACGTCGTGGTTTTCGGCTCCTTGTCCGGTGCTTGGTGGCCTCTCCGTGGCTGTAGACGTTAAAGGGTTTTATCTGGCTCTTGTGCGCTTTCTTCTGCCGCGGAGCGCCCGGAGAGCGCATCCGAGACGGCCGCGGGGATTGAGGCCACAGCAGCGCCAGCCCTGCCACGTCTACTCAGAGCAGGAAGAAACACCAGCCCGTGCAAGTCGGCCCGgggtggcgccgccgccgccgtgaaAACCCCCTCAAGACCCCCAGGCTTTAGGGATGCGGGTTCAAATCCTACCGGGCTCAGAAGCTGGCTGGGGCCGCCTATGCACGGCAGCTGGCTTTttcctgggagtggggggagcaaaAGGGCTCAACACCCCCAATTACAATCCCCAGGACTATTGGGGCGGGGGAGCTGCCCACCTCTGAACTGGGGCAAAAAGTGATAGGATTCTGTTGGGCTTCCCTAGCCTGGAAGGGGCGGCCCGGGTCTCTCTGCCTGGCCCACCTTAAAGGGCTGTTGTAAGGCTGAAAGGTTCTTCTGGGTTAAAGAAGGATCCATGAAATCAAAAAGGGACCCTCATGATCCCCCACAAAACCACCCTCCAGTCACAGAACACATCCGCCTCTGTGGACTGAACCACAAAAATCATGGATCCAGCACTCGTGGGTGTGGCCACGGCACaaaaacatcatagaatcatagaatagcagagttggaaggggcctacaaggccatcgagtccaaccccctgctcaatgcaggaatccaccctaaagcatccctgacagatgcttgtccagctgcctcttgaaggcctccagggtgggagagcccacaacctccctaggtaactgattccatggaATTAGTGAGTAGGATTTGAACCCGCATCCCTAAAGCCTGGGGGTCTTGAGGGGGTTTCCACGGCGGCGGCACCACCCCGGGCCGACTTGCACGGGCTGGTGTTTCTTCCTGCTCTGGGTAGACCTGGCAGGTCTGGCGCTGCTGTGGCCTCAATCCCTGCGGCTGTCTCGGATGCGCTCTCCGGATCCTCAGGGATCCCCGTGATTTCGTATGATATTTACAGAGCAACACCCTCAAACCACAATTCAATCACAGAGCCCATCTGCCTCTACAGACTGAACCACAAAAACCAGGGTTCCCCACTCAGGGGCGCAACCACAGCACTAAAACATGGACCTGAGGCAAGGATTCTTGGGGATCACCATGACTTTTTACATGGAAAATACCCTCAGACCACAATCCAATCCCAGAGAGGCAGAATGAACCGCCAAAACCAGGGATCCACCGCTTGTGGGTGTGGCCACGGAGCTGCGATGCCGCAAAACGCAACAGGAGCGAGGCTGGCGAGGTCCGCGGGGCTGCGGCTGAGAAGCGTCCCTTGAGGCTGGCTTCCCAAAGCCGAGCGTGGAGCAGAAAACGTTCTCAAAGTCCAGGTGCAACCCTTGGAGTGCTGCCATTTTTGGAAGAGCTGTGGAGGCGGGGAGACGGCGACTCTgaattcggtggggctgtgaatccattctggggttcagccGGAACCTTAAAGGAGCTCCCCAAGGCATTAAAACCCAGAacgggttcacagccccactgatatcggagccaccggcctccacacTTTGCACACGGGGAGAAATTGCAGTTTGGCTTCTCAGGGGGCTTCAGTCTGTCTCAGCTGAAGCCCACCAGGAAGAAGACAAAGCTGTGGGTCTGGGTCATGGCAGAGGCTGGCGTGGGCTCAAGCTGTATGGCCTGGAagctgcctgcaaaggcttctgggtgaacggctgcttctgcttctaagctagcaaaccgttattgccttctgtaccagtcagcagcATTCTTTTGTGTTAagggaaagatgggtcaaaagcacaattacagtgatctcatgagaacctcaggtgtcttatctatgtagcctgctactgtatctggaggctctaacgaGCTGACATTCCAGCCTCTTCTTATGTGTGCCAAAGAAGTGCCAAGTAATGCCTTGTTTATCAGCAACGATGTAGACTTATGCTAtagattcttatgatgagaagagctgctttgttattaacAACATGCAATTACACACTGaagcttaacttggcagcaatgccaaattCAGTTATGCTATcattgttcttgtgcccagggaTCGGGGGTCCAGATTTTGACGAagggtcttttgtgcaggaagctttcgcagtctgggccacttttattgggATATGCCTGAATGTGCTGAAAATTATGCCGATAAATTTAGTCttcttgtaagcaaacctgtgagtctggctACTTCTGTCTCCCTGGTAACCCTGAAAACAACCTGAAGCTCACGGCCGGAGCAAGAAGGATTGGAACACAAGCCCACCATGGGAGCTTTGTCGCCAGTGAGCTGAGGCCATGCCTCCACCCTGGGCTGAAGCCCCCAAatgcttcacacacaccccttcagctGCCCCCGAAGGCCTCAGCTTTGCCAGATCCCACTCCAATGAACAGGCGTTAAAGACGCTTTATGAAGGCGTTCCTTTATTTAGCACCAAGGACCTTCCAGAGCCTCtgcccccaaggagcttacactCTAGAACAGATtgtgggtggcggggggggggagagatgaggAGGTATgaatgggaggggggcaaaggCCAATACACATCCTCAGAATGCAGTGATGGCttctcccacctttttttttttttttttacttgtagcAATGCAATGCCTTTGAGGGGTTAcacagcaggcagaaattcagctggTGAAGCACCTCCTCCCCAATCACTGGAGAGCCCGCCTTGCAAACCGGGAAAGGCCCAGAGTCTCTCTCCATgagtcgggggcgggggggacggACACAGCCAGCTGGCAAGAGAGCGATGGATGGATTTCGCCCTGCAgcagggtggggttgggggtgcCCCAAAGCACAGCAGTGGGCAGCAGCTAGGGCGCGGTGGTGGATCTTCACCCGCAGGAAATACTCCGGGAATTCACTCCGGGGAGGTTGGACTGCAGCCCAGGTCTCCATCCGCCAAACGCCAGACTTCATTGCGCCTCTTGAATAACTCCatggggctgtggggggggggaagaagttgGGGGGTGGGCATTAGCCCGAGTTGCAGGGAAAGGGGGTTCCAAATGCCAGGCCACTGCGAGagcttctccccccgcccccactttgCGCACAACGATGCTGCAGGCACTGGACAGAATGCCACACAAAtttctgctgccccccccccccaatataatgTAAAGGGGATTCCGGCCCCTCCCCAGCAGAGCCAAGACATGCCCACCTGTTGTAGCCGGCCGTGAAATGCTGCCCAGCTTGTGTGGCCCGGCCGTCGTGACTCAGTTTCCCGTCCAAATAGTGCAGCTGGGTCTTGCGGTTCTCATCCGTCAGCCACCCGCCGAAATAGCGGGCGTAGATGCGCAGCTCCGGGAAGCGCTCCAAGAACACCTGATGGGGAGGGCAGGCGAACGGGGCGGAGTCGGTGGTGGGCTCCAAGGGCAGGCCCAGGCTGAGTAGCGGTCCAGCCTAGTCCGGAACGGGGGTGGCTGAATTCCCGAAGGGCGGCTGGCGGCCCtacggtggggagggggaggtgcttCGCCCCATGCCCAGGGCCCCACCTCCTCCTTGCTGTCCCGAGGCCCTGAGTGCAAGGTTCCAAGGAGCGGAGGGGCCACTCGATGGGGTTGACGGCCCCTGGCCATGGAGGGCACATGGGGTGTGGgtgagtgccagcagcagcagcagccctgaagTCCAGTGTTTGGGGCCGTGAGGGGAGAGATTCTCTAGGCAGGAGGAGGGGAGCTATTTTGGCAAAATCCACCCTCAAGCAGGTTAGGGGGTGGCTCCATGCTACGGTGTCATGGGGGGGCCCTCTCACTCACCGTGtcttctgtgggggtggggggaagctcctGAAAGGCCCTCGGCACCATGAAGTATACCTCGAACTCCTGGCTCCCTGGCTCATCCTTGACCCGGGTCAGCACTGGGCTGGTCATGGGAATGTGGACCTCTTTGGGATGCaagagcagagggaggggg
This window of the Elgaria multicarinata webbii isolate HBS135686 ecotype San Diego chromosome 3, rElgMul1.1.pri, whole genome shotgun sequence genome carries:
- the TAPBP gene encoding tapasin codes for the protein MAASAFAPLRGKKGPRPLLLFPFLGLVSMALSTPPSAPGPAVAKLGCWFVEEAGGGGSVMPSALSQRRAFLLLPRPGTRLQEEAVEPQLPPEVEHGLAFQILDPSGTLWGDREPGASPLWLGEGSADTEDNVSCEINAYLPQEAHVPWAAGLVSEKGCPRALEPGKWFIATVQNPEAGYGVTSILSGEGPLPWKQEAATQRVTTTTAVLSVFTRTPHLQSRLGRDVLIDCGFSGPAAAFSVEWRHQHSGAGRVVLAYDGAARRVSVAEEGARLFLDPGSSNVSLHLQNVRVGHEGTYICTVYMPHLHAQQAMELRVVEPPTVTLRPSPLSVAPSAHAELACEVAGFYPQSVSVTWKRRSLGAPVDVLADTWESGHRQSPDGTFSFTSFTRLAAVRPEDHGASYGCHVAHAGLGDAGLRRAVKLHVAGSSGPSLEDAVGLFLIAFALFGFLQAIFRRVFGETTKTEKLE
- the LOC134396119 gene encoding heme-binding protein 2-like codes for the protein MLRPEAAAALVLLLVWPGAGAERNEPPPCKEGRECFDYTLVCAESGYEARLYPASTWVGTRVNGSAYLPSVVKSFWRLFHYIQGRNQLKVHIPMTSPVLTRVKDEPGSQEFEVYFMVPRAFQELPPTPTEDTVFLERFPELRIYARYFGGWLTDENRKTQLHYLDGKLSHDGRATQAGQHFTAGYNSPMELFKRRNEVWRLADGDLGCSPTSPE